From Oncorhynchus masou masou isolate Uvic2021 chromosome 7, UVic_Omas_1.1, whole genome shotgun sequence, one genomic window encodes:
- the LOC135543438 gene encoding transformer-2 protein homolog beta-like: MSDNEKDFGERDSRSASRSVSPRGSGKSASRSPAHSPARSKDGSRHSRSKSHSRSRSKSRSRSHRSSRRHYSRSRSRSHRRRSRSRSRSGEYRRRRSHSHSPMSNRRRHIGNRANPDPNCCLGVFGLSLYTTERDLRDVFSKYGPLADVSIVYDQQSRRSRGFAFVYFEVREDANEAKERANGMELDGRRIRVDFSITKRPHTPTPGIYMGRPTYGGGGGSSSGGGGGGGSGGPSSSSSRRSSKDYDRGGDRGYDRGYDRGYDRYDDRECYRSYRRRSPSPYYSRGAYRSRSRSRSYSPRHY; the protein is encoded by the exons ATGAGCGACAACGAAAAGGATTTTGGCGAGCGG GACTCGCGGTCCGCTTCCAGGAGTGTGAGCCCAAGGGGTTCTGGGAAGTCTGCCAGCCGCTCCCCGGCCCATTCCCCAGCCCGCTCCAAAGATGGCTCCAGACACTCCAGGTCTAAGTCCCACTCCCGATCCCGCTCCAAGTCCAG GTCTCGTTCCCACAGAAGCTCCCGCAGGCATTATTCCCGCTCTCGCTCCCGTTCCCACCGCCGCCGTTCCCGTAGCCGATCCCGAAGCGGGGAATACCGCCGCCGTCGGAGCCACAGCCACTCCCCCATGTCCAACCGCCGCAGGCACATTGGCAACCgg GCCAACCCGGACCCGAACTGCTGCCTGGGTGTGTTTGGTCTGAGCCTgtacaccacagagagagacctgagagacGTGTTCTCCAAGTACGGCCCCCTGGCTGACGTCAGCATCGTCTATGACCAGCAGTCACGACGCTCCCGCGGCTTCGCCTTCGTCTACTTCGAAGTCCGAGAGGACGCCAATGAg gCTAAGGAGAGAGCTAATGGAATGGAGTTGGATGGACGGAGGATCAGGGTCGATTTCTCCATCACCAAACGACCACACACTCCCACTCCTGGGATATACATGGGACGGCCCACATA TGGTGGCGGCGGCGGCAGCAGCAGCggcggtggaggaggaggaggaagtggcgGCCCCAGCTCAAGCTCATCTCGCCGTAGCTCGAAGGATTACGACCGCGGCGGTGACCGTGGTTACGACAGAGGCTATGACCGCGGCTACGATCGCTATGACGACCGAGAGTGCTACAGGTCCTACAG ACGCAGGTCTCCGTCCCCGTACTACAGCCGAGGGGCCTACCGGTCTCGCTCACGCTCGCGGTCTTACTCCCCAC GCCACTACTGA